The Candidatus Saccharimonadia bacterium genomic interval CACGGGCCCTATGGCCTTGGCAATGGGATTTGACGACGAAGTGGCTCCGGCCCGCGTTATCTTCCAATACGCCAAGACCCACCAGGCGCTTGAAATTGTCGGCGCGATCACCGCAGACGGTCAGGTCCTCAGTGCCGCCCAAGTGAAGGCGCTGGCAACCCTGCCGACCCGCGAGCAGCTCATTGCTCAGGTCGTGGGTACCATTGCCGCCCCGCTTACCGGCTTCGTCGGCGTCATGTCTGGCAACGTCCGTTCCATCATCAATGTACTAAATGCGCTCAGCGAAGCGAAAGCGTAAAGGAGAAACCCTATGGCAGAAGAGAAGGTCGAAGCGACCGAAGAAAAATTTGAAGTTCCCGCCGAGTTCGAGAAGCTCGTTGGCGAGATCGACAAGCTCAGCGTCCTCAAGCTCAGCGAGCTCGTGAAGGTCCTCGAGAAGCACTACGGCGTCAGCGCCGCGGCCCCCATGGCCGTAGCCGCCGCCCCCGCCGCTGGCGAGGAAGGCCCCGCCGCCGAAGAGAAGTCGAGCTTCACCGTCGTCCTGGCCTCCGCCGGCGACCAAAAGATCAACGTCATCAAGGCCGTGCGTGAAATCACCGGCCTCGGCCTGGCTGAAAGCAAGGCCCTCGTTGACGGCGCCCCCAAGCCCGTCAAAGAGAATGTCGCCAAGGCCGACGCCGAAGACGCCAAGTCCAAGCTCGAAGCCGCCGGCGCTACCGTCGAACTTCAGTAAGCTCCTCGTCCTATGCAAAAACGACCCCTCCCCGGGGTCGTTTTTGCGTGGTACACTCACTAGGTGCATTCCAGAACGGTATTTATCATCGGCGGCGGAGGCATGGTGGGAGCGAGTGCCGCCTACACCATTGCCATCCAAGAAACCGTCAGCGAAATCGTCCTCATCGATGTGGCCACCGAGTTAGCGGCAGGCCAAGCCATGGACATCAGCCACGCCACCGGCTACTCTGCCGGCGTACGCGTGCGCACCGGCGATTATAGCGAAATCAAGCGCGACGACATCGTCGTCATCACCTCCGGCGTACCCCGCCGACCCGACCAAACCCGCCTCGAGCTCACGGGCATCAACGCCCGCATCATGCGCGACGTAGTAGGGAAGGTGATGGCGCAGGGCCAGCCAGTGTTTATCGTGGTAGTCACGAACCCTGTCGACATCCTCACCCATGTCGCACTCGTTGCCTCAGGCCTACCTCGCTCGCGCGTGTTCGGCACCGGCACCACTCTCGATACCGCCCGGCTGCGCATCACGCTCGCCCAGCATCTCCAGGTCTCGCCGGCCGAAATCCAAGCCTACATCCTCGGCGAGCACGGCGACTCATCGTTTGCGGCCCTCTCTGGCGCGTCCATCGGCGGCCTCCCCTTGGCGAAATTCCCCGGCTACAAACCTCAAATGGCCGCGGGGCTCAGTCACGAAATCCGCACTGCATCGCAAAAAATCATCGAATCCAAAAAGGTCACCTATTTTGGCATCGGCCAAGTCGTCGCCAAGCTCGTGGCCGCGCTCACTCACCCCGACGGCGGCATTTTCCCCGTCTGCATGCTCACCAAGGGCGAGTATGGCCTTCGCGATGTCGTCTTGGGCTTGCCGGCTCTCGTCAACGCCAGTGGCGCCCAGCTGCTCGACGATTATCCGCTTAACGCCGCCGAAATAAAGCAGCTCCGCGAGTCCGCCGCGGTCCTGAAAGACGTTGCCGAAACGCACATGGCTTCACCCCAAAACGTCTAAAACTCGCGGACTCTGAGTAAGAAGCCTCGAG includes:
- a CDS encoding L-lactate dehydrogenase, whose product is MHSRTVFIIGGGGMVGASAAYTIAIQETVSEIVLIDVATELAAGQAMDISHATGYSAGVRVRTGDYSEIKRDDIVVITSGVPRRPDQTRLELTGINARIMRDVVGKVMAQGQPVFIVVVTNPVDILTHVALVASGLPRSRVFGTGTTLDTARLRITLAQHLQVSPAEIQAYILGEHGDSSFAALSGASIGGLPLAKFPGYKPQMAAGLSHEIRTASQKIIESKKVTYFGIGQVVAKLVAALTHPDGGIFPVCMLTKGEYGLRDVVLGLPALVNASGAQLLDDYPLNAAEIKQLRESAAVLKDVAETHMASPQNV
- the rplJ gene encoding 50S ribosomal protein L10 — its product is MAISREAKEQAVAKLSDDLGRIKLAVMTDYRGLTVREVEELRGALRTEGISYRVTKNTLLRLAAKNNPALGDIAPTSFTGPMALAMGFDDEVAPARVIFQYAKTHQALEIVGAITADGQVLSAAQVKALATLPTREQLIAQVVGTIAAPLTGFVGVMSGNVRSIINVLNALSEAKA
- the rplL gene encoding 50S ribosomal protein L7/L12, which translates into the protein MAEEKVEATEEKFEVPAEFEKLVGEIDKLSVLKLSELVKVLEKHYGVSAAAPMAVAAAPAAGEEGPAAEEKSSFTVVLASAGDQKINVIKAVREITGLGLAESKALVDGAPKPVKENVAKADAEDAKSKLEAAGATVELQ